A single window of Syntrophus aciditrophicus SB DNA harbors:
- a CDS encoding putative CRISPR-associated protein yields the protein MRDTLICTVGTSLKNNIAGQQESPLYPLLAAHNAKGVVLELLKRSPQDRLNGAEINSIHSIIVGKHLNLCENLVFLVSDTPDGFLTGQILNHYYTNPRNADRFTTVSVKTIEGLTDQDVKRFRNEGMRNLVRLIGQEARVLGSNRLLINATGGYKAQISFAGMIGQALEIPVCYLFERFSEVIQLPPQPVALDLSFWLEHVDIFFDLEEGIESDQPFSSPDERFATIVDDTNVDNRWLTFLSPTGQLYHETFRYHFAHSAKSLLPPDSGLPLEKKKIRYEDDNKGKHKGLRNFLDKLKNYPYVKEIYTYYYNPNLNEPVRFRKSAKGKTGQIEGIYSNVGATTKFDLITTAQNSRQLQACIADLNDGLTS from the coding sequence ATGCGTGACACGCTGATCTGCACCGTAGGCACCAGCCTCAAAAACAACATCGCCGGTCAACAGGAATCGCCTCTATATCCACTTCTTGCGGCACATAATGCCAAAGGCGTGGTTCTGGAGCTTTTGAAACGTTCTCCGCAGGATCGGCTTAATGGCGCGGAGATCAATTCCATTCACAGCATTATCGTGGGCAAGCATCTTAATCTATGTGAAAATCTTGTTTTCCTGGTCTCCGACACTCCCGACGGCTTCCTGACCGGACAAATCCTGAATCATTACTATACAAATCCAAGAAATGCTGATCGTTTCACCACTGTGTCAGTAAAAACCATCGAAGGACTCACGGACCAGGACGTGAAACGCTTTCGGAACGAAGGAATGCGGAATCTCGTCCGCCTCATCGGACAGGAGGCCCGAGTCCTTGGATCGAATCGTTTACTCATTAACGCAACAGGGGGATATAAGGCACAGATTTCCTTCGCAGGCATGATCGGCCAAGCTCTGGAAATCCCCGTCTGCTATCTTTTTGAGCGTTTTTCCGAAGTAATCCAATTACCGCCCCAGCCCGTTGCTCTTGACCTTTCTTTCTGGCTTGAACACGTGGATATTTTTTTTGATCTCGAGGAAGGAATCGAATCTGATCAACCCTTTTCATCGCCGGATGAGCGGTTCGCGACGATAGTGGACGATACGAACGTCGATAACCGCTGGCTTACCTTTCTTTCTCCTACCGGCCAACTCTATCACGAAACCTTCCGCTATCATTTTGCCCACAGTGCTAAATCTCTTCTGCCGCCCGATTCAGGTCTTCCCCTGGAGAAAAAGAAAATCCGTTATGAGGACGACAATAAAGGAAAGCACAAAGGATTACGTAACTTCCTTGATAAACTTAAAAATTATCCTTATGTGAAAGAGATCTATACTTATTATTATAACCCGAACCTCAATGAACCTGTCCGATTTCGCAAATCGGCCAAGGGTAAAACCGGACAGATTGAAGGAATATACAGCAACGTTGGGGCAACAACAAAGTTCGATCTCATCACCACTGCTCAGAACAGCAGACAACTTCAGGCCTGCATCGCCGATTTGAACGACGGCCTGACATCATAA
- the cmr6 gene encoding type III-B CRISPR module RAMP protein Cmr6: protein MAFYPVHKELQNISQSMPQGNFGLWYNKFIPLSDDAFKPSDDKGSNGKGDENRPVDYYFGQYSKLRLNAAETAAILKQKHEDMDDFCANFPPQKYEEIAICATLDSPLITGIGESHPHEVSMVFDHNMGIPYIPASGVKGIVRFAHTISLIPEAMNKAEVIDNVRFDDEADWTSVPHMFGTQKNRGNVIFLDAYPEDIPALHMDIMNPHYSPYYSEGKPPADHHNPTPIKFLTVAKGTKFIFRAVAKKEQNLPQKIRVAFAEALTKEGVGAKIALGYGRFVIDEDGQKVLLKKRKQRHEEKKRRLSPWLDYIELINQVGDWGQFKQIVLDNEKLVEYRKEMDVTEAVRIKALEIRNKWRKSWGASRDEQIATWLQPAGVEWPCIVAGIENPVKEKSADYEKIMQLIDWGAYKSAGIDLSKLPLDALQLLKQKMEEWGCYSKKAKEDKKTAFKKVKDLLRQHQK, encoded by the coding sequence ATGGCATTCTACCCTGTTCATAAGGAATTACAGAATATTTCCCAGAGCATGCCGCAAGGAAACTTCGGCCTCTGGTATAACAAATTCATCCCGCTCAGTGATGATGCATTCAAGCCGTCCGATGATAAAGGTTCTAATGGCAAAGGAGATGAAAACAGGCCTGTGGATTATTATTTCGGACAATACAGCAAGCTGAGACTCAATGCTGCGGAAACGGCTGCAATACTTAAGCAGAAGCATGAAGACATGGATGATTTTTGCGCAAACTTCCCGCCGCAAAAATATGAGGAAATCGCCATTTGTGCGACTCTTGATTCTCCCTTGATCACAGGCATCGGCGAATCGCACCCCCACGAGGTCAGCATGGTCTTCGATCACAATATGGGCATCCCCTATATACCGGCATCAGGCGTGAAAGGAATTGTCCGCTTTGCCCATACGATTTCTTTAATCCCTGAAGCAATGAATAAGGCTGAAGTTATTGATAACGTCCGGTTTGATGATGAAGCAGATTGGACATCTGTTCCGCACATGTTCGGCACCCAAAAAAATCGCGGAAATGTGATTTTCCTTGATGCCTATCCGGAGGATATCCCCGCCCTGCACATGGACATCATGAATCCACACTATTCACCCTATTATAGCGAAGGCAAACCTCCAGCCGACCACCACAATCCAACACCCATAAAGTTTCTTACCGTTGCCAAGGGAACTAAATTTATTTTCAGGGCTGTTGCAAAGAAAGAACAGAATCTTCCTCAAAAAATTAGAGTCGCATTTGCAGAAGCCCTTACGAAGGAAGGCGTGGGCGCAAAGATCGCCCTCGGCTATGGCCGTTTCGTAATCGATGAAGATGGTCAGAAAGTTCTTTTGAAAAAGCGCAAACAAAGGCATGAAGAAAAGAAAAGACGTCTTTCTCCTTGGCTCGACTATATTGAGCTAATCAATCAAGTTGGCGACTGGGGACAATTTAAACAAATCGTTCTTGATAATGAGAAGCTCGTTGAATACCGGAAAGAAATGGATGTGACTGAAGCCGTCAGGATTAAAGCGCTGGAGATCCGGAATAAATGGCGTAAAAGTTGGGGTGCTTCGCGTGACGAACAAATAGCGACATGGTTGCAACCAGCCGGAGTTGAATGGCCCTGCATTGTAGCAGGAATCGAAAACCCGGTTAAAGAAAAGTCAGCGGATTATGAAAAAATTATGCAACTAATTGATTGGGGTGCATACAAATCAGCCGGTATCGACCTTTCAAAATTACCCTTAGATGCCCTTCAACTTCTCAAACAAAAAATGGAAGAATGGGGATGTTATTCTAAAAAGGCAAAAGAAGATAAAAAAACAGCCTTCAAGAAAGTAAAGGATCTATTGAGACAGCATCAAAAATAA
- the cas2 gene encoding CRISPR-associated endonuclease Cas2: protein MNMIVAYDIADPKRIALVARILKDYGVRVQKSIFEVDVNGGVFAVMKERVEQVIIPAEDGVKYFPLCRKCIGMVEIIGQGFYTNPDEEYYIY from the coding sequence ATGAATATGATTGTTGCTTATGACATTGCGGACCCGAAGCGCATCGCACTGGTGGCGCGAATCCTGAAAGATTATGGGGTTCGCGTGCAGAAGTCGATTTTCGAAGTTGATGTGAACGGCGGGGTTTTCGCCGTCATGAAGGAGCGAGTTGAACAGGTGATCATCCCGGCGGAAGACGGCGTCAAATATTTTCCCCTCTGCCGTAAATGCATAGGGATGGTTGAAATCATTGGCCAGGGTTTTTACACCAACCCCGACGAGGAATATTACATTTACTGA
- a CDS encoding TIGR02710 family CRISPR-associated CARF protein, which yields MTRLIIMSIGGSPEPLRKSIAEHQPERIIFFASHDSITKAGEVLEQVNPKPKCEWEITEDPNSLFECYKTARCCVERAMHAGFSPEETIVDYTGGTKVMTAALILATVGCPYRFNYVGGETRTKSGLGVVENGCEQMYSSMSPWLIFAEEERRQVILLFNRGRYSSVGEIIRMALTRKLPGEITDYFKFVKYFAEGFLFWDQFNHKRAADCLSKGIKNLTEYLERHDHSQWNSFTEDVRHCFDILNDLLLKTNNLKKFHTVLIDDLLNNARRRIAAGCFDDAAARIYRSLELYGQLTFEKVTGCSTSNVPRNKIPETIREVYVQKHTDSQSGVIKLPLQATFEFLHTADIDVGHRFFQIIDEIKKIQSNRNESILAHGIKPVTENAVETIFQTVSNFTEFKNAYNFPKLPQS from the coding sequence ATGACACGACTCATTATCATGTCCATCGGTGGTTCCCCCGAACCTCTCAGGAAAAGTATTGCCGAGCATCAGCCGGAACGGATCATTTTCTTTGCATCACATGATTCAATAACGAAAGCGGGAGAAGTCCTTGAACAGGTCAATCCGAAGCCAAAGTGCGAATGGGAGATCACGGAAGACCCGAATTCCCTGTTTGAATGTTATAAAACGGCTAGGTGTTGTGTTGAACGCGCGATGCATGCGGGATTTAGTCCTGAAGAAACAATAGTTGATTATACGGGCGGCACCAAGGTTATGACGGCGGCGCTGATCCTTGCAACCGTTGGCTGCCCTTACCGTTTTAATTACGTCGGCGGCGAAACTCGGACAAAATCGGGCTTGGGTGTTGTGGAAAACGGCTGTGAGCAGATGTATTCTTCCATGAGCCCTTGGTTGATCTTTGCCGAGGAGGAACGCCGCCAGGTTATTCTCCTCTTTAACCGTGGCCGCTATTCCTCGGTCGGTGAGATCATACGCATGGCCTTGACCCGGAAACTTCCTGGCGAGATTACCGACTACTTCAAATTTGTCAAGTATTTTGCTGAAGGATTCCTTTTCTGGGATCAGTTCAACCATAAAAGGGCTGCAGATTGTCTTTCAAAGGGTATTAAAAATTTAACGGAATATTTGGAAAGACATGACCATTCCCAGTGGAATTCTTTCACTGAAGATGTCCGTCACTGCTTTGACATTTTAAACGATCTTCTTCTGAAGACGAATAACCTGAAAAAATTCCATACCGTTTTGATTGACGACCTTCTCAACAACGCCCGTCGTCGTATCGCCGCCGGCTGTTTCGATGATGCCGCGGCTCGCATATATCGTTCTCTGGAACTTTACGGGCAGCTCACTTTTGAAAAAGTAACAGGCTGTTCAACCAGCAATGTCCCACGAAACAAAATTCCGGAAACCATCCGGGAAGTGTATGTCCAGAAACATACAGACTCTCAAAGTGGTGTTATCAAACTCCCTCTGCAAGCAACCTTTGAATTTCTCCATACAGCGGATATTGATGTAGGACATCGTTTTTTCCAAATAATCGATGAGATCAAAAAAATTCAAAGCAACCGTAATGAATCCATCCTTGCCCATGGAATAAAACCGGTTACAGAAAATGCTGTTGAAACAATTTTTCAGACGGTGTCCAATTTCACGGAATTCAAAAACGCCTATAATTTTCCCAAATTGCCACAATCGTGA
- a CDS encoding ISL3 family transposase gives MSTSVLYHAFNLKGITYRATRFTGDVIEYFADVKEEYIRCPKCGQRKFTFKGQKTRSFHLGPMGRKRCFLVLSLHRIKCNTCDTLWWPDLPFMVGKHRFARSFALIVLDLLRFGTIRWVADYLGVGWDMIKEIHKLKLQRLYRNIPLHKVRYIGIDEFSIRKGHEYMTTVMDLSEGRILYATEGKGKEGILPFLKKLARKGKKLRAVAMDMGISFFSAVREALPNIDVVFDRYHIMALMNQGIENLRRNHQKELDDIGKQTLKGNRFLLLRNYDSLKPDHKERLDALMQANQPLFVMHSMKEQLRLFWEIPEYAQAVTFLDTWCKDAMLSGIKELVKVAKTLSGYRTAILNYFKHHITNAALEGTNNKIKTLKRQAYGFRDMEYFKLRLYHLHAQRYSLTG, from the coding sequence ATGTCCACATCGGTTCTTTATCATGCTTTCAATCTGAAGGGTATTACTTATAGAGCAACACGCTTCACGGGTGACGTCATCGAATATTTTGCAGATGTGAAAGAAGAATACATTCGCTGTCCAAAGTGCGGGCAGCGTAAATTTACCTTTAAAGGACAGAAAACACGGAGTTTTCATCTGGGACCTATGGGGCGTAAGAGGTGTTTCCTTGTACTTTCCCTTCATCGAATAAAATGCAACACTTGCGACACCCTTTGGTGGCCCGATCTGCCTTTTATGGTGGGGAAGCATAGATTTGCCCGATCCTTTGCTCTGATTGTTCTGGATCTGCTTCGATTCGGCACGATTCGCTGGGTTGCCGATTACCTCGGCGTGGGTTGGGATATGATCAAAGAGATTCATAAGTTGAAATTGCAGCGCCTCTATCGGAACATTCCTCTTCATAAAGTTCGGTATATTGGCATTGATGAATTCAGCATCCGGAAAGGCCATGAGTACATGACCACGGTGATGGATCTCTCCGAAGGACGAATCCTTTACGCCACTGAGGGAAAGGGCAAGGAGGGGATTTTACCCTTCCTGAAAAAACTTGCACGCAAGGGGAAAAAACTGCGAGCGGTTGCAATGGACATGGGAATTTCCTTCTTCTCCGCCGTCCGGGAAGCCCTTCCCAATATCGATGTCGTCTTCGACCGTTACCATATTATGGCTCTGATGAATCAAGGCATCGAAAACTTGCGCAGAAATCATCAGAAAGAACTTGATGATATCGGGAAGCAAACCCTCAAGGGAAACCGCTTCCTCCTTTTGCGAAATTATGATTCCCTGAAGCCGGACCATAAGGAACGTCTCGATGCCCTGATGCAGGCCAATCAGCCTCTATTCGTCATGCATTCCATGAAAGAGCAACTCAGACTCTTCTGGGAAATACCGGAGTACGCCCAGGCTGTTACCTTCCTTGACACCTGGTGTAAGGACGCCATGCTGTCCGGAATCAAAGAACTCGTCAAAGTAGCCAAAACGCTCTCCGGATACAGGACTGCGATACTCAATTATTTCAAACATCACATTACAAATGCCGCCCTTGAGGGCACAAACAACAAAATTAAAACTTTAAAAAGGCAGGCCTATGGATTCCGGGATATGGAATACTTCAAACTCCGCCTCTATCACCTGCATGCTCAGAGGTACTCATTAACCGGATGA
- the cas1 gene encoding CRISPR-associated endonuclease Cas1 yields the protein MVVYVRTQGARIIKEGRHLLVRKGDAVYHTLFTYKLDQLVIFGNVEITHQALAQLMRYGIDVVFLSFRGRYLGRISPPESKNVFLHKRQYSLLGNETFTLRQVRAIVAGKLANMATLLMRIKRSRNVSLASQKAHEIQSLIRLLFQAESVDSLRGYEGRGSALYFEAFGRGFIENQGFFRRVRRPPTDPVNSVLSLLYTFLMNRVYAAVRVAGLDPYPGFLHALDYGRYSLVLDLMEEFRTIIADTLTLSLFNLKILKREDFYFEEPVREEDFVQDPGERIADVSRDPIGLIANGHGDSELLDLPEQRMAGEMPVEDLSTGKYPVKLRDAAFKRVIEAFEQKLTTSFHYPPAERQLTYGEALIFQAGHCRRVIEGEADVYQPVLLK from the coding sequence ATGGTGGTTTACGTCCGGACCCAGGGCGCGAGAATTATCAAGGAGGGACGGCATCTGCTCGTCAGGAAAGGCGATGCCGTTTACCATACCCTCTTCACCTACAAGCTCGATCAGCTCGTTATTTTCGGTAATGTGGAGATCACGCACCAGGCATTGGCTCAGCTGATGCGCTATGGCATTGACGTCGTTTTTCTGAGTTTCAGAGGCCGATACCTGGGGCGAATATCGCCGCCGGAATCGAAGAATGTCTTTCTTCATAAACGGCAATACAGTCTTCTGGGCAACGAAACCTTCACCCTTCGACAGGTTCGGGCCATCGTCGCCGGAAAGCTCGCCAACATGGCCACCCTTCTCATGCGCATCAAAAGAAGCCGCAATGTATCCCTGGCGAGTCAGAAAGCTCACGAGATCCAGAGTCTCATCCGTCTCCTCTTCCAAGCGGAAAGCGTAGATAGCCTTCGGGGCTACGAGGGACGGGGTAGTGCCCTGTACTTTGAGGCGTTCGGCCGGGGTTTCATTGAAAATCAGGGGTTCTTCCGCCGAGTCCGGAGACCTCCCACAGACCCCGTCAATTCCGTTCTTTCTCTTCTTTACACGTTTTTGATGAATCGCGTGTACGCGGCGGTGCGTGTTGCCGGTCTGGACCCCTACCCCGGATTCCTGCACGCCCTGGATTACGGCCGATACTCCCTAGTCCTTGATTTAATGGAGGAATTCCGGACCATCATCGCCGATACCCTGACTTTATCACTTTTTAATCTGAAAATCCTGAAACGAGAGGACTTTTATTTTGAGGAACCCGTCAGAGAGGAAGATTTTGTTCAAGATCCGGGGGAAAGAATAGCCGATGTAAGCAGAGACCCGATCGGTCTTATCGCTAACGGTCATGGCGATTCGGAACTTCTGGATCTTCCGGAACAGCGGATGGCCGGTGAAATGCCCGTTGAAGATCTGTCGACCGGCAAGTATCCGGTCAAGTTACGCGATGCGGCCTTCAAAAGGGTCATCGAAGCCTTCGAACAGAAGCTTACCACGTCTTTTCACTATCCTCCTGCGGAAAGGCAGCTCACTTACGGAGAAGCACTCATTTTTCAGGCAGGTCATTGTCGCAGGGTTATTGAAGGTGAGGCGGATGTTTATCAACCGGTGTTGCTGAAATGA
- the cmr5 gene encoding type III-B CRISPR module-associated protein Cmr5 translates to MRTMAQKRAEYALEKVLAVENKRDFQSFSAGAPATILQNGFGQTLAFWLAKGTKNGKIEITDKHIVLFDMVTEWLSFKRKDVNNEFIKVVKDRPTIIKELTTMDQRQYLSAQSETLSLLEWIKRFANADLT, encoded by the coding sequence ATGAGAACGATGGCGCAGAAACGGGCGGAATATGCACTTGAAAAGGTGCTTGCCGTTGAGAATAAAAGGGACTTTCAATCATTTTCTGCTGGTGCTCCGGCTACGATCCTTCAGAACGGGTTCGGACAAACGCTCGCCTTTTGGTTAGCAAAAGGAACAAAAAACGGGAAAATTGAAATTACGGATAAACATATTGTGTTGTTCGATATGGTGACAGAATGGCTATCCTTCAAGAGAAAAGACGTTAATAATGAATTCATTAAAGTTGTTAAAGACAGACCTACAATAATAAAGGAATTAACGACCATGGATCAAAGACAGTATCTATCTGCCCAAAGTGAAACTTTATCCCTGCTCGAATGGATCAAGCGATTTGCCAATGCCGATTTGACATAA
- the cas2 gene encoding CRISPR-associated endonuclease Cas2, which produces MIVLITYDITEPKRLTALHHFLKEFGLNTQKSVFECDIDEAGIRKIRAYCRNNLNIAKDSVRIYKICSRCINKVVLSGLGLKVTQLEYTVI; this is translated from the coding sequence ATGATTGTACTGATTACCTACGACATCACCGAACCGAAGCGGCTGACCGCCCTGCACCATTTCCTGAAGGAATTCGGCCTGAACACCCAGAAATCTGTCTTTGAATGCGACATCGACGAAGCGGGTATTCGTAAAATCCGTGCTTATTGCCGGAACAACCTCAATATCGCCAAAGATTCAGTCAGAATTTACAAGATATGCAGCCGCTGCATCAATAAGGTCGTCCTATCCGGTCTTGGTTTGAAGGTAACCCAGCTTGAATACACCGTGATCTGA
- a CDS encoding type III-B CRISPR module-associated Cmr3 family protein: MTDWYSFKPQDTLYFRGAEPANMGESHAASMIFPPPAHTIAGALRTATIIQNDVAFEDYKKGLCSQEVTDAIGKSGEDSPFSILGPFFQYQEKTWIPCPFLWFSEKKKTAEDSQSRLRKIMVSAPLHNNIMVKTASGKNLLWVKGKNLENLGNQWVSADELCKEAEEKTIRESKDFFVSETHTGIALDVKVKRRTAREGHLYSFVHARLHQDVELIFGVTRRLPINDSGVLKLGAEQRFGEYKKINDIHLSKGTTNFFMTLSILEGNRETNRHCIATGRIRYLGGWDLHKGFHKPMRGYFPAGTVFDKKINESCIQL, translated from the coding sequence ATGACTGATTGGTACAGTTTCAAGCCACAAGACACGTTATATTTCCGCGGTGCGGAACCGGCAAACATGGGTGAAAGTCATGCGGCATCCATGATTTTTCCTCCACCCGCCCATACCATTGCCGGTGCTTTGCGGACTGCTACAATCATTCAAAATGATGTAGCCTTTGAAGATTATAAAAAAGGTTTGTGTTCGCAAGAGGTTACTGATGCAATCGGCAAATCAGGAGAAGACAGCCCTTTCAGCATTCTTGGTCCCTTCTTTCAATACCAAGAAAAGACATGGATTCCCTGCCCGTTTCTTTGGTTTTCTGAAAAGAAAAAGACCGCAGAAGACTCACAGTCAAGACTACGTAAGATCATGGTCAGCGCCCCTCTTCACAACAACATTATGGTGAAAACGGCCAGCGGGAAAAATCTCTTATGGGTTAAGGGGAAAAACCTTGAAAATCTCGGAAACCAATGGGTTAGTGCTGATGAATTATGCAAGGAAGCAGAAGAGAAAACGATTAGAGAAAGCAAAGATTTCTTCGTAAGCGAAACCCATACTGGAATAGCCCTTGACGTGAAGGTTAAACGGCGCACGGCGAGAGAGGGGCATCTCTATTCATTTGTCCATGCCCGCTTACATCAGGATGTTGAATTGATCTTTGGGGTTACGCGGAGACTGCCGATAAATGATTCCGGCGTCCTCAAGCTTGGGGCTGAACAGAGATTTGGTGAATACAAAAAAATAAATGATATTCATTTATCAAAAGGAACAACAAATTTTTTCATGACATTGTCCATTTTGGAGGGCAATAGAGAAACTAATCGGCATTGCATTGCCACAGGTCGTATTCGCTATCTTGGAGGTTGGGATCTGCACAAAGGGTTTCACAAACCGATGAGGGGATACTTTCCCGCAGGAACCGTATTTGACAAAAAAATCAATGAATCATGTATCCAATTATAG
- a CDS encoding AAA family ATPase, translating into MPENDFFAGIDAQLDTWEFRTLADAFKPRPPLQYAITGLFTLPSLTIVFGAPGTLKSMLLGSAALHVAGGLPWLGRKVKAFPTMWLDMDNGKRRTDERFEALARHLGLNEGTPFFYISMPTPMFNAGDTGDTEAMVNRMISRGIKLLFIDNLGLISPGADENSDAMVKVMGNLRLLAERTDAAVVIIHHQRKKSKQTQTARTGETLRGHSSIEASLDLALLVEREFDSDIITVHSTKTRDTEVRPFAAEWRYEHKPGTDELETAGFVSAEGENSSETVLEKAIIETVSSNALINQTKLKDDVMKLTGIGRNQVINMIRALEVRKALNVKPGSNNEKLYYIE; encoded by the coding sequence ATGCCTGAAAATGACTTTTTCGCTGGAATTGACGCTCAGTTAGATACATGGGAATTCCGGACTTTGGCTGATGCTTTCAAACCAAGGCCACCGTTGCAATACGCCATTACTGGACTGTTTACTCTTCCAAGTTTGACAATCGTCTTCGGAGCGCCGGGCACCTTGAAATCAATGCTTCTAGGCAGTGCGGCGCTCCATGTGGCTGGGGGGCTGCCCTGGCTTGGCAGGAAGGTAAAGGCGTTTCCGACCATGTGGCTGGATATGGACAACGGAAAACGCCGAACAGACGAACGCTTCGAGGCTTTGGCGCGTCACTTGGGACTAAATGAAGGAACCCCCTTTTTTTACATCTCAATGCCAACACCAATGTTTAACGCTGGTGATACCGGCGATACTGAGGCCATGGTTAACCGCATGATCTCAAGAGGGATCAAACTACTTTTCATTGATAACCTAGGCCTGATTAGTCCAGGAGCAGATGAAAACAGTGACGCCATGGTGAAAGTCATGGGGAACCTACGATTACTGGCGGAGCGGACTGACGCGGCTGTCGTAATAATTCACCATCAAAGAAAAAAGAGTAAACAAACCCAAACCGCGCGAACCGGCGAAACACTTCGAGGACACTCCAGTATCGAAGCATCCTTAGATCTGGCCTTGTTAGTCGAACGCGAGTTTGACAGCGACATAATCACAGTTCATTCTACAAAAACTCGCGACACAGAGGTGCGGCCATTCGCTGCTGAATGGCGATATGAACATAAGCCCGGAACAGATGAACTCGAAACAGCGGGTTTTGTATCAGCAGAGGGGGAGAATTCATCAGAGACGGTTCTTGAAAAGGCCATTATCGAAACTGTATCCAGCAACGCATTAATCAATCAAACGAAGCTAAAAGACGATGTCATGAAGCTTACCGGGATAGGAAGAAATCAGGTTATCAATATGATCCGCGCTCTGGAGGTTAGAAAAGCCTTAAATGTCAAACCTGGTTCGAACAATGAGAAGCTGTATTATATTGAATAA
- the cmr4 gene encoding type III-B CRISPR module RAMP protein Cmr4 produces the protein MLKRGLFSICTFYAVSPIHAGSGSSFAAVDLPIQRERHTNWPHIQASGVKGAMRAHYRDFAEDKSLINFLFGYDKDDDDYHKSYNSKRQENERFEVKDNFPGAISFSDAKLLAFPVRSNIAPFVWVTCPAVLKRLSDDLSFTGLGSIDDIQNIDGENALCLAGNISDKVILEDMFVNVVNVSTSNPIPQGFPTLDRLLLVSNETYKYAVESCTEIQTQIKIDSEKGTAQDGSLRYQELLPADSVLYTVVYYSRAVFDNALQAETVCSHVQDIITKFIQIGGDETLGRGICKLNWISGGGK, from the coding sequence ATGCTGAAAAGAGGTCTTTTTTCCATCTGTACATTTTATGCCGTATCGCCCATCCATGCCGGCAGCGGGTCATCGTTCGCCGCCGTTGATTTGCCTATCCAGCGTGAACGACACACCAACTGGCCCCATATCCAGGCATCAGGAGTTAAAGGAGCCATGCGGGCGCACTACCGAGATTTCGCTGAAGATAAATCGTTGATCAATTTCCTTTTCGGATATGACAAAGACGATGATGATTATCATAAGTCCTATAATTCCAAGCGGCAGGAAAACGAACGATTTGAGGTGAAGGACAATTTTCCCGGCGCCATTTCCTTCTCCGACGCCAAATTGTTGGCCTTTCCCGTCCGGTCAAATATAGCACCTTTTGTCTGGGTCACCTGTCCCGCAGTTTTAAAAAGATTAAGTGACGATCTTTCATTTACAGGATTGGGATCAATTGATGACATACAGAACATCGATGGTGAAAATGCCCTATGCCTTGCAGGTAACATTTCGGATAAAGTGATTCTGGAAGACATGTTCGTTAATGTTGTAAACGTAAGCACTTCAAATCCCATCCCCCAAGGTTTCCCTACTTTAGATAGGCTACTGCTGGTCTCCAATGAGACATATAAATATGCTGTCGAGTCTTGTACGGAGATTCAAACGCAGATAAAAATTGATTCTGAGAAAGGAACGGCCCAAGACGGTTCACTACGCTACCAGGAATTACTTCCTGCGGATTCTGTGCTCTACACTGTCGTTTATTACAGCCGCGCTGTTTTTGATAATGCGTTACAGGCCGAAACAGTATGTAGCCATGTCCAGGATATCATCACAAAATTCATTCAGATAGGTGGCGACGAAACGCTGGGTCGTGGCATCTGCAAGCTTAATTGGATTTCCGGAGGTGGCAAATGA